In one Bdellovibrionota bacterium genomic region, the following are encoded:
- a CDS encoding fumarate reductase/succinate dehydrogenase flavoprotein subunit, translated as MSLNSKIPEGPLKDKWESHKFNIKLVNPNNKRKHTILVVGTGLAGASAAASLAELGYNVQTFCIQDSPRRAHSIAAQGGINASKNYPNDGDSIYKLFYDTIKGGDYRAREANVYRLAQVSGNIIDQCVAQGVPFAREYGGALANRSFGGAQLSRTFYARGQTGQQLLLGAYSSLMKNTQAGKIKNFTRREMLDVVMVDGKARGIICRNLVTGQIEKYAGDAVLLCTGGYGRVYFLSTNAFNSNATAAWRAHKRGAYFANPCYVQIHPTCIPVSGQHQSKLTLMSESLRNDGRVWCPRKKEDTKKDPATIPEADRNYYLEEKYPSFGNLVPRDVASRNAKEVCDNGFGVGPTGQAVYLDFKDAIKRDGLNVIKDKYGNLFDMYKQITGEDPYKTPMKMYPAIHYTMGGLWVDYNLMTTIPGLYALGEANFSDHGANRLGASALMQGLADGYFVAPYTVGDYIASEKFKKVTTEDKEFVDAEKEVKAKTAKFLEIGAKGKKTVLEFYK; from the coding sequence ATGTCACTCAATTCAAAAATCCCTGAAGGGCCTCTCAAAGACAAATGGGAATCACACAAGTTCAACATTAAACTTGTAAACCCAAATAACAAAAGAAAGCATACGATCTTAGTTGTGGGCACAGGCTTAGCCGGAGCATCGGCGGCAGCATCACTTGCAGAACTTGGATACAATGTACAGACTTTCTGCATTCAAGATAGTCCGAGGAGAGCTCACTCGATTGCAGCTCAAGGCGGGATCAACGCTTCTAAAAACTATCCTAACGATGGCGATAGCATTTACAAATTATTTTACGACACCATCAAAGGTGGCGATTATCGAGCACGCGAAGCCAATGTTTACAGACTCGCGCAAGTGAGTGGAAATATCATTGATCAATGCGTAGCTCAAGGTGTCCCCTTTGCTCGTGAATACGGTGGCGCACTTGCCAACAGATCTTTTGGTGGAGCTCAATTATCTAGAACTTTCTATGCCAGAGGTCAAACTGGTCAACAGTTACTATTAGGGGCTTACAGCTCTCTTATGAAAAATACTCAAGCAGGTAAAATTAAAAATTTTACGAGAAGAGAAATGCTTGATGTCGTTATGGTCGATGGAAAAGCCCGCGGAATCATTTGTAGAAACCTAGTGACTGGTCAAATCGAAAAATATGCTGGAGATGCGGTATTACTTTGCACTGGTGGATATGGAAGAGTTTATTTCTTATCCACAAATGCCTTCAACTCGAATGCTACTGCTGCATGGAGAGCTCACAAGCGGGGAGCTTATTTTGCAAATCCATGTTACGTACAAATTCACCCAACGTGCATTCCGGTTTCAGGACAACATCAATCAAAATTGACTCTCATGAGTGAATCTTTAAGAAACGATGGTAGAGTCTGGTGCCCTCGCAAAAAAGAAGACACAAAAAAAGATCCTGCAACTATTCCTGAAGCAGATCGCAATTATTACCTCGAAGAAAAATATCCAAGCTTCGGCAACCTTGTTCCTCGTGACGTAGCTTCAAGAAACGCCAAAGAAGTTTGTGACAATGGATTTGGAGTAGGTCCAACTGGACAAGCTGTGTATCTAGATTTTAAAGATGCTATCAAGCGTGATGGTTTAAATGTGATCAAAGACAAATACGGAAATCTTTTTGATATGTACAAACAAATCACTGGTGAAGATCCTTACAAAACTCCAATGAAAATGTATCCAGCAATCCACTACACTATGGGTGGATTGTGGGTAGATTATAATCTGATGACGACAATCCCAGGGCTTTATGCTTTGGGTGAGGCAAATTTCTCTGATCACGGAGCCAATAGACTTGGAGCTTCTGCTCTGATGCAAGGTTTAGCTGATGGTTACTTTGTTGCTCCATACACGGTTGGAGATTACATCGCTTCTGAAAAATTCAAAAAAGTAACGACTGAAGATAAAGAGTTTGTTGATGCCGAAAAAGAAGTTAAAGCTAAAACAGCAAAATTTTTGGAAATCGGCGCTAAAGGCAAAAAAACAGTTCTTGAATTTTACAAAG
- a CDS encoding succinate dehydrogenase cytochrome b subunit — protein MSATSPNANSTKSYNRFNRIISSSVFQKVTMALTGLLLIGFVIMHLSGNITLYFPDGTPFNKYADFLASFGWLFYAAEIGLLTLFLVHIVTAIQISRLNKAARPVGYKAYQTKGGPSRANLSSRFMIVSGILLLAFLILHIWQFRFGPGVADGYLVEMDGKQIRDLHRLVVETFQNPVFVVIYVFAMIMLAFHLRHGFWSAFQSLGARSPNLHNILQKLAILLAVAISLGFMGIPIWIYFR, from the coding sequence ATGTCCGCTACATCACCCAATGCCAATAGTACTAAAAGCTATAACAGGTTCAATCGCATTATTTCATCCTCAGTTTTCCAAAAAGTCACAATGGCCTTAACAGGTCTTCTATTGATCGGTTTTGTGATTATGCATTTGTCGGGAAATATTACACTTTATTTTCCTGATGGAACACCATTCAATAAATACGCAGATTTTTTAGCGTCATTTGGTTGGTTATTCTACGCAGCCGAAATTGGATTGCTTACACTGTTCTTAGTTCATATCGTCACTGCAATTCAAATTTCAAGATTAAATAAAGCTGCTCGCCCTGTGGGATACAAAGCCTACCAAACAAAGGGCGGACCAAGCAGAGCTAATCTTTCTTCGAGATTTATGATTGTCTCTGGAATTCTACTTCTAGCATTCTTAATCCTCCACATTTGGCAATTCAGATTTGGCCCAGGTGTTGCTGATGGATATTTAGTTGAAATGGATGGAAAACAAATTCGAGATCTTCACAGACTCGTGGTCGAGACTTTCCAAAATCCTGTTTTTGTTGTGATCTATGTTTTTGCCATGATCATGTTGGCATTCCACTTGAGGCACGGATTCTGGAGTGCATTCCAATCCCTCGGCGCAAGAAGTCCAAACCTTCATAATATTTTACAAAAATTAGCAATCTTACTCGCAGTTGCGATTTCCCTCGGATTTATGGGAATTCCAATATGGATTTACTTTAGATAG
- a CDS encoding polyprenyl synthetase family protein — MTELLSPVKNSIEKLDLVLKTNHSVPEIPDLLNRTVLVGGKRLRPALCFLMGQALGVTADRMIPFARAAEFTHSASLAHDDVVDNASTRRSLRTINAESSSKRAVLAGDLLLARVMVELSENGDVDIIHDLAMVIEDLVNGEWLQIDIRGSIDTTQSDLIEVSKRKTASLMSWCCTVAARVSESNSADLRQMTTDFGENLGIAFQMIDDVIDFTEEGEKDFAKDLKEGIVNYVICDLLKRKPELKPATKELLGKLEINSFPWTQSDLEVSIQNIRDLSMAYLNRAEEKLAEIKKLVPPTTDIAKESYTSLENLLQFLSIRGH, encoded by the coding sequence TTGACGGAACTCTTATCGCCGGTAAAAAATTCTATCGAAAAACTGGATTTGGTTTTAAAAACCAACCATTCGGTTCCGGAAATTCCAGATCTTTTAAATCGTACAGTTCTCGTGGGTGGAAAAAGACTTAGACCAGCTCTATGCTTTTTGATGGGCCAAGCTTTGGGTGTCACTGCCGATAGAATGATTCCTTTTGCTCGTGCAGCGGAATTCACGCACTCAGCTTCTCTGGCTCATGATGACGTTGTGGACAATGCTTCAACAAGAAGAAGCTTGAGAACAATCAATGCAGAATCTTCAAGTAAACGCGCAGTTCTTGCAGGTGACCTGCTTTTAGCTCGAGTGATGGTTGAGCTTTCTGAAAATGGTGATGTCGACATCATTCATGATTTAGCCATGGTTATTGAGGACCTTGTGAACGGTGAGTGGCTACAGATCGACATCCGCGGAAGTATTGATACAACACAAAGTGATCTTATCGAAGTTTCAAAAAGAAAAACTGCAAGTCTAATGAGCTGGTGCTGTACAGTTGCCGCTCGTGTATCTGAATCGAATAGTGCAGATCTTCGCCAGATGACAACGGACTTTGGTGAAAACTTAGGAATCGCTTTTCAAATGATCGATGACGTCATTGATTTTACTGAAGAAGGTGAAAAAGATTTTGCCAAAGATCTTAAAGAAGGAATCGTCAACTACGTGATCTGTGATCTTTTAAAAAGAAAACCTGAATTAAAACCTGCAACAAAAGAGCTTCTAGGCAAATTAGAAATCAACTCCTTCCCATGGACGCAATCGGACCTTGAAGTTTCAATTCAAAACATTCGTGATTTATCAATGGCATACTTGAATCGTGCCGAAGAAAAATTAGCTGAAATTAAAAAACTAGTTCCACCGACAACTGACATTGCAAAAGAAAGTTATACATCATTAGAAAATCTGCTTCAATTCTTGAGCATAAGAGGCCATTAA
- the aroF gene encoding 3-deoxy-7-phosphoheptulonate synthase, producing the protein MEIESNNIEFPLSAQKSNKEKTQIHVGLDTVVAGQPLITFKSNSFLIIAGPCSIESEEQAFDIARAVKKSGAHILRGGAFKPRTSPYSFQGLGNEGLAILAKVKKELQIPIITEVLDVRDLEAVAEVADIIQIGTRNMQNFSLLKEVGKINKPVMLKRGLAATIKEWLLSAEYILKQGNENVILCERGIRSFDPETRNLLDLSAVALIREMSHLPVIVDPSHALGRRDLIEPMSKAALACGSYGVMIEVHDRPEEALSDGAQAINYADFDSLTKNIKKFATALDIQVP; encoded by the coding sequence ATGGAAATTGAATCTAACAATATTGAGTTTCCCCTAAGTGCTCAAAAATCGAACAAAGAAAAAACTCAAATTCACGTCGGGCTGGATACAGTGGTTGCTGGGCAACCACTAATTACGTTCAAATCCAATTCATTTCTCATTATCGCAGGGCCTTGCTCCATCGAGAGCGAGGAGCAGGCTTTTGATATTGCAAGAGCTGTGAAAAAATCAGGAGCTCATATTCTTCGTGGGGGAGCGTTTAAGCCAAGAACATCCCCGTATTCATTTCAAGGTTTAGGAAATGAAGGTTTAGCTATTTTAGCAAAAGTTAAAAAAGAATTACAAATTCCAATCATTACAGAAGTTTTAGATGTGAGAGATCTTGAGGCGGTCGCAGAGGTTGCAGACATCATTCAGATCGGAACAAGAAACATGCAAAACTTTTCTCTTTTGAAAGAAGTGGGAAAGATCAATAAGCCAGTGATGTTGAAGCGCGGTTTGGCTGCGACTATCAAAGAATGGTTGTTGAGCGCAGAGTATATTTTGAAACAAGGAAATGAAAATGTAATTCTTTGCGAGCGTGGAATAAGATCTTTTGATCCTGAGACTAGAAATCTTTTAGATCTTAGTGCGGTGGCTTTGATTCGTGAGATGAGCCACCTTCCTGTGATCGTGGATCCGAGTCATGCTTTGGGGAGAAGAGATTTGATCGAGCCAATGAGTAAGGCTGCATTAGCTTGCGGTAGCTATGGCGTAATGATCGAAGTTCATGATAGGCCTGAAGAGGCGTTGTCTGACGGCGCTCAAGCCATCAATTACGCAGACTTTGACTCGCTGACAAAAAATATCAAAAAATTTGCTACAGCTCTAGATATTCAAGTCCCTTAA
- the aroA gene encoding 3-phosphoshikimate 1-carboxyvinyltransferase yields MKLKSSSEIFGTPKLPGDKSISHRCLMFAALAKGVSQFENMSQALDVVSTEKVLLQLGIEIERDGTSVRVSSTGKFKKPLKELNCGNAGTLMRLMMGVLSAQEFESTLVGDESLTQRPMKRVVEPLTQMGAEISLRDNQYAPVQIKPSKLKGITYDLKVSSAQVKSAILLAALYADGETALTGKIQSRDHTERLLKFFGAKILTSDLKSQICEIQIEGKQALHNNSYKIPNDVSAASFWIAAAVLAEKSDVTLENVGVNPTRMGFIEVLKRSGANIEIEMISEHPEPVAKLKIKNSKLKGFYIESSEVSALIDEVPLLVLLATQCDGPSVIMGVEELRFKETDRIKATVEAIEVLGGKVTVKGNDLFIEGHQALVGGRVESYHDHRIAMMAAVSRYCVRGDVEINNFECAEISDPYFAEQISGKIMMNQVLNQMAEFL; encoded by the coding sequence ATGAAATTAAAATCCTCCAGCGAAATTTTTGGAACACCGAAACTTCCAGGGGACAAATCCATTTCTCATCGATGCTTGATGTTTGCAGCTCTTGCCAAGGGCGTTTCTCAATTCGAAAATATGTCTCAAGCGCTTGATGTTGTTTCTACCGAAAAAGTTCTTTTGCAATTGGGTATAGAGATCGAACGAGACGGTACAAGTGTTCGAGTTTCATCGACTGGAAAATTTAAAAAGCCTTTAAAAGAGTTAAATTGTGGCAACGCAGGAACATTGATGCGTTTAATGATGGGTGTATTGAGCGCGCAAGAATTTGAATCGACTCTCGTGGGAGACGAATCTCTCACACAAAGACCAATGAAGAGAGTGGTCGAGCCACTCACTCAAATGGGCGCAGAAATTTCTTTAAGAGATAATCAGTACGCTCCGGTACAAATTAAACCTTCAAAATTAAAAGGGATTACTTACGATTTAAAAGTCAGTTCTGCTCAAGTGAAGTCGGCGATTTTACTTGCAGCTCTCTACGCTGACGGTGAAACAGCCTTGACTGGGAAAATTCAATCCAGAGATCATACAGAGAGACTTTTGAAGTTTTTCGGAGCAAAAATTTTAACTTCAGATCTAAAAAGTCAAATCTGCGAGATTCAAATCGAAGGAAAACAAGCGTTACATAATAATTCTTATAAAATTCCAAATGACGTATCCGCTGCAAGTTTTTGGATTGCGGCTGCAGTATTGGCAGAGAAGAGCGATGTTACACTTGAAAATGTTGGTGTAAATCCAACGCGAATGGGTTTTATCGAAGTTTTAAAGAGGTCTGGCGCAAATATCGAAATCGAAATGATTTCAGAACATCCTGAACCCGTAGCCAAATTAAAAATTAAAAACTCAAAACTCAAAGGTTTTTACATTGAGTCCAGTGAAGTGTCTGCACTCATCGACGAAGTTCCACTTTTAGTATTGCTTGCCACGCAATGTGATGGGCCTTCTGTGATCATGGGCGTAGAAGAATTACGATTCAAAGAAACGGATCGCATTAAAGCCACGGTAGAGGCTATCGAAGTTCTTGGCGGAAAAGTTACAGTCAAAGGCAATGATCTCTTTATCGAAGGTCATCAGGCTCTTGTGGGTGGTAGAGTAGAATCTTACCATGATCATCGAATCGCCATGATGGCTGCGGTAAGCAGATACTGCGTGCGTGGAGATGTAGAGATCAATAATTTTGAATGTGCTGAGATCTCTGATCCATATTTTGCTGAGCAAATTTCTGGAAAAATCATGATGAACCAAGTTTTAAATCAGATGGCGGAATTTTTATGA
- the aroC gene encoding chorismate synthase gives MRYITAGESHGKALTGIFEGCPSGLALSKEEIQNELFRRKKGYGRGDRQKIETEDIEILSGVRFGKTLGSPIALLIENKDWANWEKTMSTEGIETSDREVLVPRPGHADYVGALKYDHADMRNVLERASARETAMRVAVATVARKFLSELNIQVLSRVVQIGKNKDTTSWPAYTSELSNLIDSSPVRCLDSVVEKSIMEEIEVCAKEGDTLGGIFETVAFNLPIGLGSYTQWNHRIEGKLAQIFMSLNAIKGVEIGEGFTSGTVRGSKAHDEITLKENKDGIDYKTNRSGGITGGMTTGQPLLVRAAMKPLSTLKKPLRSISMKDKSQQSAHFERSDVCAVPSAAVIGESLMCLVIMEEVLKKFGGDSMTEIKTRYKDWLELERSKFS, from the coding sequence GTGAGATACATAACAGCTGGAGAATCCCACGGAAAAGCATTAACGGGAATTTTTGAAGGATGTCCTTCTGGATTGGCTTTATCAAAAGAAGAAATTCAAAATGAACTCTTTCGTAGAAAAAAAGGTTATGGTCGTGGCGATCGTCAAAAGATCGAGACAGAAGACATTGAAATATTATCCGGCGTAAGATTCGGAAAGACACTAGGATCTCCAATCGCATTGCTCATCGAAAATAAGGACTGGGCCAACTGGGAAAAAACGATGAGTACAGAAGGAATTGAAACCTCTGATCGCGAAGTCCTTGTTCCAAGACCAGGTCATGCGGATTATGTTGGGGCTTTAAAATACGATCACGCAGATATGAGAAATGTTCTAGAAAGAGCTTCGGCAAGAGAAACGGCAATGAGAGTTGCGGTGGCAACGGTTGCTAGAAAATTTTTATCTGAACTGAATATCCAGGTACTCAGTCGCGTGGTACAAATTGGAAAAAATAAAGACACGACTTCTTGGCCAGCATATACATCGGAGCTTTCAAACCTCATCGATTCTTCTCCCGTGAGATGTCTTGATTCCGTAGTCGAAAAATCAATTATGGAAGAAATTGAAGTTTGCGCTAAAGAAGGCGATACATTAGGTGGAATTTTTGAAACTGTGGCCTTTAATCTTCCGATTGGACTCGGAAGCTATACTCAATGGAATCATCGTATTGAAGGAAAGCTCGCGCAAATCTTTATGAGTCTGAATGCTATTAAAGGCGTTGAGATTGGGGAAGGCTTTACTTCAGGTACAGTTCGTGGTTCCAAAGCTCATGATGAAATCACTTTAAAAGAAAATAAAGATGGAATTGATTACAAAACAAACAGATCGGGCGGAATCACCGGTGGAATGACAACAGGTCAGCCATTATTGGTGAGAGCTGCTATGAAGCCGCTTTCGACTTTAAAAAAACCACTCCGCTCGATTTCTATGAAAGACAAATCGCAGCAATCAGCACACTTTGAAAGATCTGATGTCTGTGCAGTTCCATCTGCCGCGGTCATTGGTGAGTCGTTGATGTGTTTAGTGATCATGGAAGAAGTTTTAAAGAAATTTGGTGGAGACTCGATGACAGAAATAAAAACGCGCTATAAGGATTGGTTAGAGCTTGAAAGAAGTAAATTCTCCTAA
- a CDS encoding shikimate kinase, translated as MKEVNSPKNGNNNIFITGFMGSGKTTVGRALAKKLGKKFIDLDLAIEDFMEKRISEVIEEFGIEYFRKIENQQLAVMCKERDAVISLGGGSLISENNQYQVKKSGHLIFLMAEEKTLINRLEKSHVRPLLKTKGFYELFEERRRGYMRADLSIRTDDFAPEKIVDVVIQEIDSL; from the coding sequence TTGAAAGAAGTAAATTCTCCTAAAAATGGGAATAACAATATTTTTATAACGGGCTTTATGGGCAGTGGAAAGACTACTGTTGGTAGAGCTTTAGCAAAAAAACTTGGCAAGAAATTCATTGATCTAGATTTGGCTATTGAAGACTTCATGGAAAAAAGAATCAGTGAAGTGATCGAAGAATTTGGAATTGAATATTTCAGAAAAATAGAAAATCAACAATTGGCAGTGATGTGCAAAGAGCGCGACGCAGTGATTTCGTTGGGCGGTGGGAGCTTAATTTCTGAAAACAATCAGTACCAGGTTAAAAAATCAGGTCATTTGATTTTTTTAATGGCTGAGGAAAAGACTTTGATCAATAGACTTGAAAAATCCCATGTGAGACCACTTTTAAAAACTAAAGGTTTTTATGAGTTATTCGAAGAGAGACGAAGAGGCTACATGAGGGCGGATTTAAGTATTCGTACAGATGATTTTGCACCGGAAAAAATTGTAGATGTTGTCATTCAAGAGATAGATAGTCTATGA
- the aroB gene encoding 3-dehydroquinate synthase yields the protein MKYSKITFGSIKSLKNYSHVVLICDSSLNHYKKDLIRKISNKSVSVISVQAKETSKSISQAIKIYKTLSKKNVDKKSVLVALGGGVVGDIAGFVASTYLRGLPFISVPTTILSQVDSSIGGKNGVNLETGKNLVGTFYQPDSIVIDFNYLKTLSKREIISGLGEILKYSILDKKIKFPEFEDHKFDKSKFLRTIQKLTPLCVNYKMKLVKKDEHDEKGIRQALNLGHTFGHVLETLTSYKKYKHGEAVIWGIKFACVVSYSKGLMSFENFRDIMNLANKMDIPKLPKNLNAKKCYEIALKDKKSYHQTVNMVLLKKIGDIKTRQSVTREEFVEAVNLLKDFS from the coding sequence ATGAAATACAGTAAAATTACATTTGGATCTATTAAAAGTCTAAAGAACTATTCTCATGTGGTTTTGATTTGCGATTCTAGTTTAAATCACTATAAGAAAGATCTTATAAGAAAAATTTCAAATAAGAGCGTAAGTGTCATTTCAGTTCAGGCTAAAGAAACATCCAAGAGTATTTCGCAAGCTATAAAGATTTATAAAACCTTATCAAAAAAAAATGTAGATAAGAAATCTGTATTGGTGGCATTGGGCGGTGGAGTTGTAGGCGATATTGCCGGATTTGTGGCTTCGACTTATTTAAGGGGTTTGCCGTTCATTTCTGTTCCGACGACAATCCTCTCTCAAGTGGATTCAAGTATTGGTGGGAAGAATGGTGTAAACTTAGAGACTGGGAAAAATCTTGTAGGAACTTTCTATCAGCCAGATTCTATTGTTATTGATTTTAATTATTTAAAAACCCTTTCAAAGCGTGAAATCATAAGTGGCCTAGGAGAAATTCTAAAGTATTCTATTTTAGATAAAAAAATTAAATTTCCAGAATTTGAAGACCATAAATTTGATAAATCTAAATTTTTAAGGACAATTCAAAAACTCACTCCTCTTTGTGTGAACTACAAAATGAAGTTGGTGAAAAAAGATGAACACGATGAAAAGGGGATTCGTCAGGCTTTGAATCTGGGGCATACATTTGGACATGTTCTGGAAACGTTAACTTCTTACAAGAAATACAAGCATGGTGAGGCTGTAATTTGGGGAATTAAATTTGCTTGCGTTGTTTCTTATTCTAAGGGGCTAATGTCATTTGAAAATTTTAGAGACATTATGAATCTTGCGAATAAAATGGATATTCCAAAGCTTCCAAAAAATTTAAATGCTAAGAAATGCTACGAGATTGCTCTAAAAGATAAAAAATCATATCATCAAACTGTAAATATGGTGTTACTAAAAAAAATTGGTGATATCAAAACTCGTCAATCGGTAACTAGAGAAGAATTTGTCGAAGCCGTGAATTTGCTTAAGGATTTTTCATGA
- the aroQ gene encoding type II 3-dehydroquinate dehydratase, which translates to MTKILIVHGPNLNLLGEREPEIYGSTTLDELNAVLEELASGKAKLQFFQSNHEGAIIDCLHENRKVVDAVLINPGAFTHTSVALRDAISGIKLPTVEVHLTDIYKREDFRRISIIKDVCMAQFLGEGIESYKKALTYLINKLN; encoded by the coding sequence ATGACAAAAATATTGATTGTCCATGGTCCAAATTTAAATCTATTGGGTGAGCGTGAACCCGAGATCTATGGTTCTACCACTTTAGATGAGTTGAATGCTGTTTTAGAAGAGCTTGCGAGTGGGAAAGCAAAACTTCAATTTTTTCAGTCCAACCATGAAGGAGCCATCATTGACTGTCTTCACGAGAACAGAAAAGTGGTGGATGCTGTGCTGATCAATCCTGGTGCGTTCACGCACACATCGGTGGCTTTGAGAGATGCTATATCGGGGATTAAACTTCCAACGGTGGAAGTTCATTTGACCGATATTTACAAAAGAGAAGATTTTAGAAGGATTTCAATTATTAAGGATGTATGTATGGCTCAATTTTTGGGTGAGGGCATAGAATCTTATAAAAAAGCCCTCACGTATCTTATCAATAAATTAAATTAA
- a CDS encoding HNH endonuclease signature motif containing protein codes for MNYKHLSDIDLEISLKQSVADETHHKIIVLHKLAELERRRLYSKNYPSLFEYCVKVLKYSSASAQRRIDFMRAMKLIPELEEKIISGDLNLSSISQAQSFFRQEAKVGKSYSILEKKEVLEKLENKSSRECIQELIAISPQSVPQEKRRELTPEKTELKVVLNKDLISKLDKIKALMSHKNPSMTDQELIEAMAEIVIQKIDPMEKAKRVKIRRQKNNTPQLPTEEVNHQQRKSILETSPTENKPGLSRDGSGLKNGQPRKGVSHNARYIPSTLRQAVYTRDKGQCTHSNCNSRKFLEYDHIIPLAIGGKTTIQNLRLLCRTHNQRAAIEKLGFQKMQQYLNL; via the coding sequence ATGAACTATAAACACTTATCAGATATCGATCTAGAAATATCACTTAAACAATCTGTCGCTGATGAAACTCATCATAAAATTATTGTTCTTCATAAATTAGCAGAATTAGAAAGAAGAAGGCTTTACTCTAAGAACTACCCATCACTCTTTGAGTATTGCGTGAAAGTGTTAAAGTACTCGAGTGCCTCTGCTCAAAGAAGAATTGATTTCATGAGAGCCATGAAGCTTATCCCGGAACTAGAAGAAAAGATCATTTCCGGGGATTTGAATTTATCTTCCATATCTCAAGCACAAAGCTTTTTTAGGCAAGAAGCTAAAGTAGGTAAAAGCTATTCTATTCTAGAAAAGAAAGAAGTCTTAGAAAAATTAGAAAACAAATCTTCTAGAGAATGCATCCAAGAATTGATAGCCATTTCTCCGCAAAGTGTTCCTCAAGAGAAAAGAAGAGAGCTAACACCAGAAAAAACCGAGCTCAAGGTGGTTTTAAATAAAGACCTCATCTCAAAGCTCGATAAAATTAAAGCTCTCATGTCCCACAAGAACCCAAGCATGACAGATCAAGAGTTGATCGAAGCAATGGCAGAGATCGTAATCCAAAAGATTGATCCAATGGAAAAAGCCAAGAGAGTAAAAATTAGAAGACAGAAAAATAACACGCCTCAGCTTCCGACAGAGGAAGTAAATCATCAACAAAGAAAAAGTATTCTTGAGACTTCACCCACAGAAAATAAACCAGGGCTGAGCCGGGATGGCTCAGGTCTCAAGAATGGACAACCACGGAAGGGCGTCAGTCATAACGCAAGATACATCCCCTCCACACTAAGGCAAGCAGTCTACACAAGAGACAAAGGCCAGTGCACACATTCAAACTGCAATTCCAGAAAGTTCCTCGAATACGATCACATCATACCACTAGCAATAGGAGGAAAGACTACGATTCAAAACCTAAGACTCCTATGCCGAACCCATAACCAAAGAGCGGCTATTGAAAAGTTAGGATTTCAAAAGATGCAGCAGTATCTCAATTTATAA
- a CDS encoding alpha/beta fold hydrolase has protein sequence MKRLLGLISLILVLVSCIDNIVVSTLYQYSRANSDATVPEEAPAPMQKIDIKDTAGNRTVGWYYHYSDTAPVVLYFHGNASNLQSSYANGLGEKLMNQKVNFAIFDYPKYGLSTGELNEKSVLASGQAVLDFLKAKYPNAPILLWGRSMGCAIATLTAKNNHARVSKLILTSPWDSFWKVVQSKGNLSESASKKAVIGNEWDTENHAKSITMPVLIHHGTKDEVVPWEMGKNLSGSFAGNDVTFVSVEGADHDNLLGNDEWEDLSRFIRY, from the coding sequence ATGAAGCGTTTACTAGGTCTCATTTCATTGATCTTAGTTCTTGTCAGTTGTATTGATAACATCGTTGTGAGCACGCTTTATCAATACAGTAGAGCCAATAGTGATGCGACTGTCCCTGAAGAAGCACCAGCGCCTATGCAAAAAATTGACATTAAGGATACGGCTGGAAATAGAACGGTAGGGTGGTATTATCACTATTCAGATACTGCTCCGGTGGTTTTGTATTTTCATGGAAATGCATCAAACCTTCAGAGTTCTTACGCCAATGGACTGGGTGAGAAGCTGATGAATCAAAAAGTGAATTTCGCAATTTTTGATTATCCAAAATATGGATTGAGCACTGGGGAGTTGAATGAAAAGTCAGTGTTGGCCTCAGGACAGGCGGTATTGGATTTCCTAAAAGCAAAGTATCCGAATGCTCCGATTTTACTTTGGGGTAGATCTATGGGTTGTGCGATCGCAACTCTCACTGCAAAAAACAATCACGCTAGAGTTTCTAAGTTGATTCTGACATCGCCATGGGATTCATTTTGGAAAGTGGTTCAGTCAAAAGGAAACCTATCTGAAAGTGCTAGTAAAAAAGCTGTGATCGGGAATGAATGGGATACAGAAAATCATGCTAAAAGTATAACAATGCCTGTTTTGATTCATCATGGAACTAAGGATGAAGTTGTTCCTTGGGAAATGGGTAAGAATTTGTCAGGATCGTTTGCTGGAAATGATGTGACATTTGTTTCCGTAGAAGGTGCCGATCATGACAACCTTCTAGGAAACGATGAGTGGGAAGATCTTTCCCGCTTCATCAGATATTAA